A part of Geothrix oryzae genomic DNA contains:
- a CDS encoding peptidoglycan DD-metalloendopeptidase family protein yields the protein MSSAPSLARCSAALILTVLSGGSLRAEALALPFHPSPVPGGVAVVLLPGKASPRATYHGEPVLVRRSGQGWVAVVGIRLSAKPGVDHVEVEGREVPFTIKPKRYPEQRVQLKDSRKVTPDAEDEARIEKEQALIGPAWKARPEGSVPSLAFQRPVPGALTASFGMRRIFNGIPRSPHAGLDIRAPQGQPVRAPAAGTIVLTGDFFFSGKAVFIAHGEGVVSLLCHLSKITVTQGQTVKAGDLVGEVGMTGRASGPHLHWSLSLNDARVDPRLFL from the coding sequence ATGTCTTCTGCTCCTTCCTTGGCCCGGTGTTCCGCGGCCCTGATCCTCACCGTCCTGTCCGGGGGCTCTCTCCGCGCGGAGGCCCTGGCCCTTCCATTCCACCCCTCCCCCGTCCCCGGCGGCGTGGCGGTCGTTCTCCTCCCCGGGAAGGCCTCGCCCCGGGCGACCTACCACGGCGAGCCGGTGCTGGTGCGGCGGAGCGGCCAGGGGTGGGTGGCGGTGGTGGGGATCCGACTGAGCGCGAAGCCCGGCGTGGACCATGTCGAGGTGGAGGGCCGCGAGGTGCCGTTCACCATCAAGCCCAAGCGCTACCCCGAGCAGCGGGTCCAGCTGAAGGACTCGCGCAAGGTGACCCCCGACGCCGAGGACGAGGCCCGGATCGAGAAGGAGCAGGCCCTCATCGGACCGGCCTGGAAGGCCCGCCCGGAAGGCTCCGTCCCCTCTCTGGCGTTCCAGCGTCCGGTGCCCGGCGCGTTGACGGCCTCCTTCGGCATGCGCCGGATCTTCAACGGCATTCCCCGTTCGCCCCATGCGGGCCTCGATATCCGGGCGCCCCAGGGCCAGCCCGTGCGGGCGCCCGCCGCCGGTACCATCGTGCTGACGGGCGACTTCTTCTTCAGCGGCAAGGCGGTGTTCATCGCCCATGGCGAAGGCGTGGTCAGCCTGCTCTGCCACTTGTCCAAGATCACCGTGACGCAGGGCCAGACCGTGAAGGCCGGGGATCTGGTGGGCGAGGTGGGGATGACGGGCCGGGCCTCGGGCCCTCACCTGCACTGGTCCCTCAGCCTCAACGACGCCCGGGTCGATCCGCGCCTCTTCCTGTAG
- a CDS encoding methyl-accepting chemotaxis protein, protein MDAVIADRIVNFIFAETGLYTIVCDDRGIIVAAKVASRVGNPHAGAQRMLAEKLPQITITAEEEERSGGLVKMGTTLPIIYKGDWIGTFGISGDLGNTAPIAKIAAGIIGKELQEAENDAHLVEQASQLERSIAVIAGSVEKLLASQGELTETMRQVVTLLEASSKDVEGTGNMIATIQAMADQTNMLGLNAAIEAAHAGEHGRGFTIVAEAVRKLADQSSSSADDIQASHGRLHDSMAQVIAFSERSMLAAQDQGRATEAINAMVSELKQIGEGLLARATH, encoded by the coding sequence ATGGATGCCGTCATCGCCGACAGGATCGTCAATTTCATCTTTGCCGAGACGGGGCTCTACACCATCGTTTGCGATGACCGGGGAATCATCGTGGCGGCCAAGGTGGCCTCCAGGGTGGGGAATCCCCATGCCGGCGCCCAGCGGATGCTGGCGGAGAAGCTCCCGCAGATCACCATCACGGCCGAGGAGGAAGAGCGTTCCGGCGGCCTGGTCAAGATGGGCACCACCCTGCCCATCATCTACAAGGGCGACTGGATCGGCACCTTCGGCATCAGCGGGGATCTGGGCAACACCGCTCCCATCGCGAAGATCGCCGCCGGCATCATCGGGAAGGAACTGCAGGAGGCGGAGAACGACGCCCACCTGGTGGAGCAGGCCTCGCAGCTGGAGCGATCCATCGCGGTCATCGCCGGCTCCGTGGAGAAGCTCCTCGCTTCCCAGGGGGAGCTCACCGAAACCATGCGGCAGGTCGTCACCCTCCTGGAGGCCTCCTCGAAGGATGTGGAGGGCACCGGCAACATGATCGCCACCATCCAGGCCATGGCCGACCAGACGAACATGCTGGGGCTGAACGCGGCCATCGAGGCCGCCCACGCCGGGGAGCACGGCCGGGGCTTCACCATCGTGGCGGAGGCGGTGCGGAAGCTCGCCGACCAGAGCAGCAGCTCCGCGGACGACATCCAGGCCTCCCACGGCCGTCTGCACGACTCCATGGCCCAGGTCATCGCCTTCTCCGAGCGGTCCATGCTCGCGGCCCAGGACCAGGGGCGGGCCACCGAGGCCATCAACGCCATGGTCTCGGAGCTCAAGCAGATCGGGGAAGGGCTGCTCGCCAGGGCCACCCACTAG
- a CDS encoding non-canonical purine NTP pyrophosphatase, with protein MTVLSPLKVVLASRNVGKLREFSELLPEVHFVPWPAGAPELPETGAFFQDNALQKAEGALAWWLEHGTESVDGVLADDSGLCVDALWGGPGVLSARFAPDLPAYRGKNRRLLAMLPEGADRTARFVCVLAFAPMPGHARGGPFTVSGAVEGELAYTHRGDGGFGYDPIFIPDGHDRTFGELPAELKHTLSHRARACAALLERLGVSR; from the coding sequence TTGACCGTCCTTTCTCCCCTCAAGGTCGTTCTCGCCTCCCGCAATGTCGGCAAGCTGCGGGAATTCTCGGAGCTTCTCCCGGAGGTCCACTTCGTGCCGTGGCCCGCGGGGGCGCCGGAGCTTCCCGAGACGGGTGCCTTCTTCCAGGACAACGCGCTGCAGAAGGCGGAGGGGGCGCTCGCCTGGTGGTTGGAACACGGCACGGAATCCGTGGACGGCGTGCTGGCGGATGATTCCGGCCTCTGCGTGGATGCCCTGTGGGGCGGGCCGGGCGTGCTCTCCGCCCGCTTTGCACCGGACCTGCCCGCCTACCGCGGCAAGAACCGCCGTCTCCTGGCCATGCTGCCCGAGGGCGCCGACCGCACGGCCCGGTTCGTGTGCGTGCTGGCCTTCGCGCCCATGCCCGGACACGCCCGCGGTGGGCCCTTCACCGTCAGCGGCGCCGTGGAGGGCGAGCTTGCCTACACCCACCGCGGCGACGGCGGCTTCGGCTACGATCCCATCTTCATCCCGGATGGCCACGACCGCACCTTCGGCGAGCTGCCCGCGGAGCTCAAGCACACGCTCAGCCACCGGGCGCGGGCCTGCGCGGCCCTGCTCGAGCGGCTCGGAGTGAGCCGGTAG
- a CDS encoding ABC transporter substrate-binding protein — protein sequence MSRSSAPRLFALLLLLVLPLLAARPQRVVSQAVGTDELLLALADPGQIAALSHIGRDGRFSVVADEAKRFPSLKDSDAESVLRFRPDLVLAASFTRPETLALLRRAGVRLVVLDRFDTLEDVYASLRILGRELGQQARAEALIASCRGRVEALAARLKGVRPVRVLTAGAYPFTSGAGTTFQDFCDHAGALNVAAEAGLKGHAPTPSEKLLTWNPEVLVVSGDRPDGADIRARLAEIPHYRALAAFRAGRFAVIPGALMSSVSHHRIDAYERLARALHPERFR from the coding sequence ATGTCCCGCTCGTCCGCCCCGCGTCTGTTCGCCCTCCTGCTGCTGCTCGTCCTGCCGCTGCTGGCGGCGCGCCCCCAGAGGGTGGTGAGCCAGGCCGTGGGCACGGACGAGCTGCTGCTGGCCCTGGCGGATCCCGGCCAGATCGCCGCCCTGAGCCACATCGGCCGGGATGGCCGGTTCAGCGTCGTGGCCGACGAGGCGAAGCGGTTCCCGTCGCTGAAGGACAGCGATGCGGAAAGCGTGCTGCGCTTCCGTCCCGACCTCGTGCTGGCCGCCAGCTTCACCCGCCCCGAGACCCTGGCCCTGCTCCGGCGGGCCGGGGTCCGGCTGGTGGTCCTGGACCGCTTCGACACACTGGAGGATGTCTACGCCAGCCTGCGGATCCTGGGCCGCGAGCTGGGCCAGCAGGCCCGCGCCGAGGCCCTCATCGCCAGCTGCCGCGGGCGCGTCGAGGCCCTGGCCGCCCGGTTGAAGGGCGTCCGTCCCGTGCGCGTGCTCACCGCCGGGGCCTATCCCTTCACCTCGGGTGCCGGCACCACCTTCCAGGATTTCTGCGATCACGCCGGCGCCTTGAATGTGGCGGCGGAGGCCGGACTCAAGGGACACGCGCCGACGCCTTCCGAAAAGCTGCTCACCTGGAATCCCGAGGTCCTGGTCGTTTCCGGCGACCGGCCGGACGGAGCCGACATCCGTGCGCGCCTCGCGGAGATCCCCCACTACCGGGCCCTGGCCGCCTTCCGGGCCGGGCGCTTCGCAGTGATCCCCGGAGCCCTCATGTCCTCCGTGTCCCACCACCGCATCGACGCCTATGAACGGTTGGCCAGGGCGCTGCATCCCGAGCGGTTCCGGTGA
- the mtnP gene encoding S-methyl-5'-thioadenosine phosphorylase: MNAPIGIIGGSGLYRMEGLALDRAEVVDTPFGAPSGPVHLGTLDGAPVAFLARHGEGHRFTPSEVNYRANLWALKFLGVERLISVSAVGSLQARHRPGDLRLVGQFIDKTRHRQDTFFGGGLVAHVSFAEPTCGHVSKALLAAGRELALPLEEDALYVCMEGPAFSTRAESRLHQSWGADLIGMTQVTEARLAREAELCYACIALVTDYDAWREEEEGVDAASVLEVMHANVDKAQRLLRAAVPGLAAAARTCACGEALKAALYTAPEQVPSDALQRLGLLVAKYGYGTP; the protein is encoded by the coding sequence ATGAACGCACCCATCGGCATCATCGGCGGCAGTGGTCTCTACCGGATGGAGGGCCTGGCCCTGGACCGGGCGGAGGTGGTGGACACCCCCTTCGGCGCGCCCTCCGGGCCTGTGCATCTCGGCACGCTGGATGGCGCTCCGGTGGCCTTCCTGGCCCGTCACGGCGAAGGCCACCGCTTCACGCCCAGCGAGGTCAACTACCGCGCCAACCTCTGGGCCCTGAAGTTCCTGGGCGTGGAGCGCCTGATCTCCGTGTCCGCCGTGGGCAGCCTCCAGGCCCGCCACCGGCCCGGCGACCTGCGGCTGGTGGGCCAGTTCATCGACAAGACCAGGCACCGGCAGGACACCTTCTTCGGTGGGGGACTGGTGGCTCATGTGAGCTTCGCGGAACCCACCTGCGGCCATGTCTCGAAAGCGCTCCTGGCCGCCGGACGGGAGCTGGCCCTGCCTCTGGAGGAGGACGCGCTGTATGTCTGCATGGAGGGACCGGCCTTCTCCACCCGCGCTGAAAGCCGCCTGCACCAGAGCTGGGGCGCCGACCTCATCGGCATGACCCAGGTGACCGAGGCACGCCTGGCCCGCGAGGCCGAGCTATGCTACGCCTGCATCGCCCTGGTGACGGACTACGACGCCTGGCGGGAGGAGGAAGAGGGCGTGGACGCGGCCTCCGTGTTGGAAGTCATGCACGCCAATGTGGACAAGGCCCAGCGCCTGCTCCGCGCCGCCGTGCCCGGCCTCGCCGCCGCCGCGCGAACCTGTGCCTGCGGGGAAGCCCTGAAGGCCGCGCTCTACACCGCGCCGGAGCAGGTTCCCAGCGATGCCCTGCAGCGGCTGGGCCTGCTGGTGGCCAAGTACGGCTACGGGACGCCCTGA
- a CDS encoding DUF6941 family protein: MQEVQIKAPKHEFTLLCDDIRQEMGGKTSLMGLYDHHIVVPQVPFTLPKVCFYTRFSRMDGQFKFGFSIVSPTGERKDVIRDSDVQIPDGAKEGTFNVIASPFEVSGEGVYEVIISLTKGADRFEYVYKFAISDASRLQAEYEKAMAEGAQAGN; this comes from the coding sequence ATGCAAGAAGTCCAGATCAAGGCCCCCAAGCACGAATTCACGCTGCTCTGCGACGACATCCGCCAGGAAATGGGCGGCAAGACCTCGCTGATGGGTCTGTACGACCACCACATCGTGGTGCCCCAGGTGCCCTTCACCCTGCCCAAGGTGTGCTTCTACACCCGCTTCTCCCGCATGGACGGCCAGTTCAAGTTCGGCTTCTCCATCGTGAGCCCCACCGGCGAGCGCAAGGATGTGATCCGCGACAGCGATGTGCAGATCCCCGACGGCGCCAAGGAAGGCACCTTCAATGTCATCGCGAGCCCCTTCGAGGTGAGCGGCGAGGGCGTCTACGAAGTGATCATCTCCCTGACCAAGGGCGCCGACCGCTTCGAGTATGTCTACAAGTTCGCCATCTCCGACGCCAGCCGCCTCCAGGCCGAGTACGAAAAGGCCATGGCCGAGGGCGCGCAGGCCGGGAACTGA
- a CDS encoding ThiF family adenylyltransferase, which translates to MSDRYAKQRIFLGREADEALRTKRVAVLGLGALGSVIAPWLARAGVGHLTLIDRDLVEASNLQRQLLYGEADLGRPKAEVAAERLAEANSTLELDPVVADLTSGNARELLSGFDLICDGTDNFEARFLINDVAILTGTPWIYAGAIGGEGVVWPLNPPHTPCLRCLIEEPPAGGDVDTCDSAGVLGPAVGVIASWAALEALKVLTGRTPHADLVRFDFWHDERQFLKPPKTRCRYCTGRVTEFLDARWSLKASALCGLEGVQIRVNPPGKLDLAALRTRLEARTRSPWKQTGLMLKGHEGADEITLFADGRALVHGPMTPERARSWYTEVVGC; encoded by the coding sequence TTGTCGGACCGCTACGCCAAGCAGCGCATTTTTCTCGGCCGCGAGGCGGACGAGGCCCTGCGCACCAAGCGCGTGGCCGTCCTGGGGCTCGGGGCCCTCGGATCGGTCATCGCGCCCTGGTTGGCCCGGGCCGGCGTGGGCCACCTCACGCTCATCGACCGCGACCTGGTGGAGGCCTCGAACCTGCAGCGGCAGCTGCTCTATGGGGAAGCCGACCTGGGCCGGCCCAAAGCCGAGGTGGCCGCGGAACGCCTGGCGGAGGCCAATTCCACCCTCGAGCTGGACCCCGTGGTGGCCGACCTGACCAGCGGCAACGCCCGGGAGCTGCTGTCGGGCTTCGACCTCATCTGCGACGGCACCGACAACTTCGAGGCCCGCTTCCTCATCAACGATGTGGCCATCCTCACGGGCACACCCTGGATCTACGCCGGCGCCATCGGCGGCGAAGGCGTCGTCTGGCCCCTGAATCCGCCGCACACCCCCTGCCTGCGCTGCCTGATCGAGGAGCCCCCCGCGGGCGGCGATGTGGACACCTGCGACAGCGCCGGCGTGCTGGGCCCCGCCGTGGGCGTCATCGCCAGCTGGGCGGCCCTGGAAGCCCTCAAGGTGCTCACCGGCAGGACGCCCCACGCCGACCTGGTCCGCTTTGATTTCTGGCATGACGAGCGCCAGTTCCTGAAGCCGCCGAAAACCCGCTGCCGCTACTGCACCGGCCGGGTGACCGAGTTCCTGGATGCCCGCTGGAGCCTGAAGGCCAGCGCCCTCTGCGGCCTGGAAGGCGTGCAGATCCGCGTGAACCCCCCGGGGAAGCTGGATCTGGCGGCCCTGCGGACGCGGCTCGAGGCCCGCACCCGCAGCCCCTGGAAGCAGACCGGACTGATGCTCAAGGGTCACGAAGGCGCCGACGAGATCACCCTCTTCGCCGACGGCCGTGCCCTCGTCCATGGCCCCATGACCCCCGAGCGGGCGCGGAGCTGGTACACCGAGGTGGTGGGGTGCTGA
- a CDS encoding DMT family transporter has translation MTWKREPRTWTAIAGVLLLWASAFAGIRAGLRLTPAGAPGLDGYGPGELALLRFGTASTVLALYALATRMRLPARADLPRIGLAGFLGISIYHVALNFGEVTVQAGAASLLISAAPVFTALLSAMFLHERLTRIGWGGILLAFAGVSLIALSGGKGLRFTPGALLILLSAAVAAVFSILSKQDLRRYAAIEFTSYAIWAGTLPMLVFLPGLVRQAPQAAPAATLAVVYLGIFPAAIAYVLWNYALARMPAGLLSSFLYLSPVIASLIAWVWLREVPTPLTVLGGGIAIAGVIVVQTRGHARGQG, from the coding sequence ATGACTTGGAAGCGCGAACCCCGGACCTGGACCGCCATCGCGGGCGTACTGCTGCTCTGGGCCTCGGCCTTTGCGGGCATTCGCGCGGGGCTGCGGCTGACCCCGGCGGGGGCCCCCGGCCTCGACGGCTACGGCCCCGGAGAGTTGGCGCTGCTGCGGTTCGGCACCGCTTCCACCGTCCTGGCCCTGTACGCCCTGGCGACGCGGATGCGACTGCCGGCGCGCGCAGACCTTCCCCGGATCGGCCTCGCCGGGTTTCTGGGCATCAGCATCTACCATGTGGCCCTGAACTTCGGCGAAGTGACGGTCCAGGCCGGGGCCGCTTCGCTGCTCATCTCCGCGGCGCCCGTGTTCACGGCGCTGTTGTCGGCGATGTTCCTGCACGAGCGCCTCACGCGGATCGGGTGGGGCGGCATCCTGCTGGCCTTCGCCGGCGTGTCGCTCATCGCCCTGAGCGGCGGCAAGGGACTGCGGTTCACGCCCGGCGCCCTGCTCATCCTGCTCTCCGCCGCCGTCGCGGCGGTGTTCTCCATCCTGTCGAAGCAGGATCTCCGGCGTTATGCGGCCATCGAGTTCACCAGCTACGCCATCTGGGCCGGCACGCTGCCCATGCTGGTCTTCCTGCCCGGGCTCGTCCGGCAGGCCCCCCAGGCCGCTCCGGCCGCCACCCTGGCCGTGGTCTACCTGGGCATCTTCCCCGCCGCCATCGCCTATGTCCTGTGGAACTACGCCCTGGCCCGGATGCCCGCCGGGCTGCTCTCGAGCTTCCTCTACCTCTCGCCCGTGATCGCCAGCCTCATCGCCTGGGTGTGGCTCCGGGAAGTACCCACTCCGCTCACGGTCCTCGGGGGTGGCATCGCCATCGCCGGCGTCATCGTGGTGCAGACCCGGGGCCACGCCCGCGGACAAGGCTAG
- a CDS encoding cupin domain-containing protein, whose amino-acid sequence MIRRRSELVEETKVGIRGGLGSGRGVEFLKAGEMAGVLSVGRTTLEPGATIGEHAHPNTEDLYLILEGRGTGILDGERFPVAEGDLFLVKAGGTHGLINDSDAPLTFLGLLTRKDETA is encoded by the coding sequence ATGATCCGGAGACGATCCGAGCTGGTGGAGGAAACCAAGGTCGGCATCCGCGGCGGCCTGGGTTCGGGCCGGGGCGTTGAGTTCCTGAAGGCCGGCGAGATGGCGGGCGTGCTCAGCGTCGGCCGCACCACCCTGGAACCCGGCGCCACCATCGGGGAGCACGCCCATCCCAACACGGAGGACCTCTACCTGATCCTGGAGGGACGGGGGACCGGAATCCTCGACGGCGAGCGATTCCCCGTGGCGGAGGGCGACCTGTTCCTGGTCAAGGCGGGGGGCACCCACGGCCTGATCAACGACTCGGATGCCCCCCTCACCTTCCTGGGGCTGCTCACGCGGAAGGACGAGACCGCCTAG
- a CDS encoding FecCD family ABC transporter permease: MKSRLALPALLALLVLAFLASLAFGELRLSFGQVLGALTGGGDEIARTVVRDFRLPRALVGAAAGAALGASGVVMQAFFRNPLASPGLLGVSSGGALGAVAVLALAPATGLAAATLWALPLASILGAFAATGAVLMLAQRGAGTERLLLSGVALNALLGAGTSFLLTTTAGHFEVNAQILFWLMGGLESRSWEHVWMGVPAILGACLLLLPLGRPMDLLSLGEQSAQSLGVDVRRLRRQLILLSTVLTALATAVGGIIGFVGLVVPHVLRLAFGPDHRRLLPYSMIGGAAFLLACDLVTRTFPLGMRLGVVTALIGGPFFLWLLRRPR, encoded by the coding sequence GTGAAATCCCGTCTGGCCCTTCCCGCGCTCCTGGCGCTGCTGGTCCTGGCCTTCCTGGCCTCGCTGGCCTTCGGTGAGCTGAGGCTCAGCTTTGGCCAGGTACTCGGTGCGCTGACGGGCGGTGGGGATGAGATCGCCCGCACCGTGGTACGGGACTTCCGCCTGCCCCGGGCCCTGGTGGGGGCCGCGGCGGGGGCGGCCCTGGGCGCCAGCGGCGTGGTGATGCAGGCCTTCTTCCGCAATCCCCTGGCCAGCCCGGGTCTGCTGGGCGTCAGCAGCGGCGGGGCCCTGGGCGCCGTGGCCGTGCTGGCCCTGGCCCCGGCCACCGGCCTCGCCGCCGCCACCCTCTGGGCCCTGCCCCTGGCCTCGATCCTGGGGGCCTTCGCCGCCACGGGCGCCGTGCTCATGCTGGCCCAACGCGGCGCGGGCACGGAGCGCCTGCTGCTCTCCGGTGTGGCCCTCAATGCCCTGCTGGGCGCCGGCACCAGCTTCCTGCTCACCACCACCGCCGGGCACTTCGAGGTGAACGCCCAGATCCTCTTCTGGCTCATGGGCGGGCTGGAGAGCCGCAGCTGGGAGCATGTGTGGATGGGCGTTCCGGCCATCCTCGGCGCCTGCCTGCTGCTCCTGCCCCTGGGCCGGCCCATGGACCTGCTGAGCCTGGGCGAGCAGAGCGCCCAGAGCCTCGGTGTGGATGTGCGCCGCCTCCGCCGCCAGCTCATTCTCCTCTCCACCGTGCTCACGGCCCTGGCCACGGCCGTGGGGGGCATCATCGGCTTCGTGGGCCTGGTGGTCCCCCATGTGCTGCGGCTGGCCTTCGGCCCGGATCATCGCCGCCTGCTGCCCTACTCCATGATCGGTGGGGCCGCCTTCCTCCTGGCCTGCGACCTCGTCACCCGGACCTTCCCCCTGGGCATGCGCCTCGGCGTCGTCACCGCCCTCATCGGTGGTCCCTTCTTCCTGTGGCTGCTGCGGAGGCCGCGATGA
- a CDS encoding TonB-dependent receptor plug domain-containing protein — translation MGSARVLFSLAAMSALFPAAARAGLAEADRKPAEATVTVSAEAQPVEVTRTPAPVRILEAEELARLGSRTLAELLEILQPGAVMTSGGPGNQGSAFLNGTLSRNVVVLLDGLRVNDPTATSPDLGALSLVGIARVELVLGPASVLYGSDAIGGVIALTSLGRGASGFHGQAGLKTGTDGQLGGTAQVQMTGDRGWIAAGAEAQKQESSFPNDAFRQAGGFLRLGTKLQTGLGAMELTGFYRNGGQTASVPFTTAGYPAARSYEPGRETRARQESWGASLRWSLAPTLLLENTLQVLSGSTGDPNGPLRQQTDRDFRRVEDQLTLHWTPSSAFRLSGRLEGREDTSHAKNYYDPSTYAAVRYRGEGRDLAGALESRWTIAEGLDWVAGLRRDAGHRDLTRYDSLLRSRAGSAEAGTWRTGLNWTLAPELRLYASAGQGFRMPSTTEFALNAQAESQDGRTYAILPERSRTFQVGATGQFASHWEYRLEAQRTRISDLLAYVYDTSFAWPALFTSHYANQGAIRAQSLEGALGWRGGTEVACGWDLILRSQETRDLDHNTGADRFGQQNTAILRHPFFTAAVSAFAQSKRWRASFRLDRVGPRYDLSDTTYQVISTGKPYRDLSVGLAHEPLKNLTLALRGEHLLQKRQTTQDWLSGRYDQEGDAALVYGFPAPGPRWTLAATWRW, via the coding sequence ATGGGTTCTGCCCGAGTTCTCTTCTCCCTGGCGGCGATGTCCGCCCTTTTCCCTGCAGCGGCCCGCGCCGGTCTCGCCGAGGCCGACCGGAAGCCGGCGGAAGCGACGGTCACCGTCAGCGCCGAGGCCCAGCCCGTGGAGGTCACCCGCACCCCGGCCCCCGTGCGCATCCTGGAGGCCGAAGAGCTGGCCCGCCTGGGCAGCCGCACCCTGGCCGAGCTGCTGGAGATCCTCCAGCCCGGCGCGGTGATGACCAGCGGCGGCCCCGGCAATCAGGGCTCCGCCTTCCTCAACGGCACCCTCAGCCGGAATGTGGTGGTGCTGCTGGACGGCCTGCGGGTGAACGATCCCACGGCCACCAGCCCGGACCTGGGCGCCCTCAGCCTGGTGGGCATCGCCCGCGTGGAGCTGGTGCTGGGGCCCGCCTCCGTGCTCTACGGCAGCGACGCCATCGGCGGCGTCATCGCCCTGACCAGCCTGGGCCGCGGCGCCAGCGGCTTCCACGGTCAGGCAGGCCTGAAAACCGGCACGGACGGACAGCTGGGCGGTACCGCCCAGGTTCAAATGACCGGCGACCGGGGCTGGATCGCCGCCGGTGCCGAGGCCCAGAAGCAGGAAAGCAGCTTTCCGAACGATGCCTTCCGTCAGGCCGGGGGCTTCCTGCGCCTGGGGACGAAGCTCCAGACGGGCCTCGGCGCGATGGAGCTCACGGGCTTCTACCGCAACGGCGGGCAGACCGCTTCCGTGCCCTTCACCACCGCGGGCTATCCCGCCGCGCGCAGCTACGAGCCGGGCCGCGAGACCCGGGCCCGCCAGGAAAGCTGGGGCGCCAGCCTCCGCTGGAGCCTGGCGCCGACCCTCCTGCTGGAGAACACCCTCCAGGTCCTGTCGGGCAGCACGGGCGATCCCAACGGCCCCCTGCGCCAGCAGACGGACCGCGACTTCCGGCGCGTGGAGGACCAGCTCACCCTGCACTGGACCCCCTCGAGCGCCTTCCGCCTCTCCGGCCGCCTCGAGGGCCGCGAAGACACCAGCCATGCCAAGAACTACTACGACCCCTCCACCTACGCCGCCGTGCGATACCGGGGCGAAGGGCGGGACCTGGCCGGGGCCCTCGAATCCCGCTGGACGATCGCGGAAGGCCTCGACTGGGTGGCGGGCCTGCGGCGCGATGCAGGCCACCGCGACCTCACCCGCTACGACTCCCTGCTCCGCAGCCGGGCCGGCAGCGCCGAGGCCGGTACCTGGCGCACGGGCCTCAACTGGACCCTCGCCCCGGAGCTGCGGCTCTATGCCAGCGCGGGTCAGGGCTTCCGCATGCCCAGCACCACGGAGTTTGCCCTCAACGCCCAGGCCGAAAGCCAGGACGGGAGGACCTACGCCATCCTTCCCGAGCGCAGCCGCACCTTCCAGGTCGGTGCCACAGGGCAGTTCGCCAGCCACTGGGAGTACCGCCTGGAGGCCCAGCGCACCCGCATCTCCGACCTGCTGGCCTATGTCTATGACACCAGTTTCGCCTGGCCCGCCCTGTTCACCTCCCACTATGCGAACCAGGGCGCCATCCGCGCCCAGAGCCTCGAAGGCGCCCTCGGGTGGCGGGGCGGCACGGAGGTGGCCTGCGGCTGGGACCTGATCCTCCGCAGCCAGGAGACGCGCGACCTGGACCACAACACCGGGGCCGACCGCTTCGGCCAGCAGAACACGGCCATCCTGCGGCACCCCTTCTTCACCGCCGCCGTCTCGGCCTTCGCCCAGTCGAAGCGCTGGCGCGCCAGCTTTCGCCTGGATCGCGTGGGACCCCGCTACGACCTGAGCGACACCACCTACCAGGTCATCTCCACCGGAAAGCCCTACCGCGATCTCAGCGTGGGCCTGGCCCATGAACCGCTGAAGAACCTCACCCTGGCCCTGCGGGGCGAGCACCTGCTCCAGAAGAGGCAGACCACCCAGGATTGGCTCAGCGGTCGCTACGATCAGGAAGGGGATGCCGCGCTGGTCTACGGCTTCCCGGCCCCGGGCCCCCGCTGGACCCTGGCCGCGACCTGGAGGTGGTGA